GTTTATTTGTAAAATAAGATAAAATAAGGGGTTGAATCAAAGCAAGGTCTCCTAAAATAAGTGCAAGAATATTCACTGTTTCTGTTGTCATATTTTAATTTTAAAAGAAAGATTTATTTAAAGCAAAATTGAAAGATTCATTAAAAAAACGAAAAGACTTTCTAATTGGTGTCTTATTAGACGTGATTACTAATGAAATGAAATAAAGTTTCAAAAGTTTTAGGGATATGCGTGATTTTATTCTTTCTATTTATCTATCCCTTTTTAGATGCTAACTTTCACAAATACTCTATTTTATATGGAATTTTTAAAACAATTATTATGATCTTGAAAGAAGAAATCATAAAGTATAATTGAAATTTGAAAATCAAAAATTTTTGCTTTATTATTTAATACTACTAACTTTTTTATTGCAAAAGATGGAGGGGAATTGTGAAAAATAAATTATTTTTATCAGGTAATGAAGCACTTGCAAGAGGTGCCTGGGAATCTGGTGTAAGTGTGGCTGCCAGTTACCCTGGGACTCCCTCTACTGAAATTCTTGAAAATCTTGCAAAATATAAAGAAATTGAGGCAGAATGGTCAACCAATGAAAAGGTAGCTTTTGAAGTAGCATTAGGAGCAGCAATAAGAGGAAAAAGAGCAATAGTATCAATGAAACATGTGGGTCTTAATGTTGCTGCTGACCCTTTATTCTCCTCTGCCTATGCAGGTATTAATGCTGGATTTGTAATTGTTACCTGTGATGACCCTGGAATGCATTCTTCTCAGAATGAACAGGATAATAGAAGATATGCTAAATTTGCAAAAATACCATTACTTGAACCTTCTGACCCTCAGGAAGCTTATGATTTTGTTAAAATTGCCTTTGAATTATCTGAAAAATTTGAAATTCCTGTTTTAGTTAGATTAACAACAAGAGTCTCCCATACAAAGGGAATTGTTTATGTAAATGAAAGAAAAGAAATTCCTTTAAGAAATTACACCAAAAATTTTTCCAAGTTTGTTCTATTGCCTGTAAATGCAAAAGTTCGTCATAAAATTCTTGAAGAAAAACTTCTTGAGTTAAAAAAACTTTCTTCACAGATTGAAATAAACAGAATTGAAAAGGGTAAAAATGGTTTAGGTATTGTTACTTCAGGTGTTTCATACAATTATGCAAAAGAAGTATTTGAAGACGCCTGGTTCTTAAAACTCGGGATGGTTTTTCCTTTTCCTGAGGAACTTTTTAAAGAATTTTATAAAAATGTTAAAGAAGTTATAGTTGTTGAAGAAAATGAACCCTTTATTGAAGAAGAAATAAAAATCCTTGGATTTAAGGCTGAAGGGAAAAAATATTTTCCTATTTTAGACGAACTTTCCTGTGATATTATAAGAAAGGGATACAAAAATGAAGAATTACCTCACCCAGAAAACTTTGAAACTGTTAAAAGACCACCCCAACTCTGCCCAGGTTGCCCTCATACAGGTATTTTTTATTCTCTTTCAAGGTTAAAGGTAACAGTTTTAGGTGATATTGGATG
This window of the candidate division WOR-3 bacterium genome carries:
- the iorA gene encoding indolepyruvate ferredoxin oxidoreductase subunit alpha is translated as MKNKLFLSGNEALARGAWESGVSVAASYPGTPSTEILENLAKYKEIEAEWSTNEKVAFEVALGAAIRGKRAIVSMKHVGLNVAADPLFSSAYAGINAGFVIVTCDDPGMHSSQNEQDNRRYAKFAKIPLLEPSDPQEAYDFVKIAFELSEKFEIPVLVRLTTRVSHTKGIVYVNERKEIPLRNYTKNFSKFVLLPVNAKVRHKILEEKLLELKKLSSQIEINRIEKGKNGLGIVTSGVSYNYAKEVFEDAWFLKLGMVFPFPEELFKEFYKNVKEVIVVEENEPFIEEEIKILGFKAEGKKYFPILDELSCDIIRKGYKNEELPHPENFETVKRPPQLCPGCPHTGIFYSLSRLKVTVLGDIGCYTLGALPPHNAMDTCICMGASIGNAIGFEKAGKEKIVAVIGDSTFLHSGITGLIDAIYNKGKMTLIILDNRTTAMTGHQDHPGTGITAKGEKTREINIYDIVKAIGVEEIYEVDSYNLKETLKTIKKAIESENLNVIISKRPCALLKEVRENFAKKTKMKIDEEKCLGEKCKACIRLGCPAISALNGKISISPLLCVGCEVCKEICPQGAIS